One window of Mucilaginibacter inviolabilis genomic DNA carries:
- a CDS encoding translocation/assembly module TamB domain-containing protein, with translation MKKIGRIALKTILWIIASIIFLVLLIVILIQVPAVQNFAKDKAVNFLQGKIHTKVQIGHISLGLPKLLVLENVYFEDQKKDTLIAGEKLKVDISLFKLFHNKVEINEINLQGITANVNRGADSVFNFDYIIKAFVGEQKKEVKPEDTTSTMKFSLDKINLDRINIKYKDKITGNDVKFLLGHFDTRIKDFDMDKMKFTIPKITLSDVNARVIQTPTGPPPVDTATTPLNMDLNLGVIDVSKIKVDYQSSEMSANVNLNKLLVDMDKIDLKKQKVGIKSIELSNTNAALSLAKPKTVQKAIVKAAKKLDTLVSSPQTSKWAVTLGKVNFTNDNIKFDNEAQKAIPKGLDFGHMDIRSLNAEAENISYNPDTISGKINSFAFSEKSGLKINKFHTAFFYGPTNAYMNDLLLETPQTVLQKSVQVRYPSIDAITKNIGALGVNANLDGSRLGLKDVLLLMPTMATMEPFKSSPGAVFKINGKVKGQVNNLDIPSLEVSGLGSTYIKASAKMKGLPDVNKAYFDINIADFTTSSRDIAKLAPAGSIPPNVSIPEKMNLKGTFKGGMTNFDTKMQLRSSYGAVDLVAAMKNGEHKGKEMYTAHIKANDLNVGALTKQPQMVGKITMDANLKGVSLDPKKASIQFNGNLTKAYVKGYTYQNLVLKGSSENGNYTAVARMKDPNINFSLDAKAYLNRKYPSVNGTLLVDSINLQKLNFVKDDMRFHGKMVANVPTADPDYLNADILATDLLVVNKGQRIQLDTVSLKSTANADSSTLRLKTPIMTAHMAGKYKLTQIADALQDVINKYFNTAIAGGQQVAVKSQKSKVKSQKSKTPPPAVKPKYSPQQFVFEAHLVKTPLLTQFVPDLKQLDPVLLNGSFNSESGELIVKGSIPKVVYGTNTVNNARLDINTNNNALNYNLAADEIKVGSSLDLLYTSISGKAQDNKLNVSLEVRDAAKKDRYRLAGVFSVLPNQYQFSFAQDGLLLDYMPWAVSSDNYLQYGPKGILAHNFTITNTNQVLSINSNPQEFNAPVTVNFNNFRIEALTKIAKQDSLLVGGVIDGKAEISNLEKSPLFTAAIDVKDFNFKGDTVGNIAVKVNNQTENAYAASMSITGRGNQVDLTGTYYTSPESRFDMNLNIVNLSMKSIEGFSFGSLRNSSGNITGQLKIAGTTSAPAVRGDIHFNKVGFNVAMLNSYFRMPQESITFNDAGIRFNDFTLVDSTDNKAVISGSIFTKTYTDFAFGLDINARNFRAMNSTQADNKLYYGKLFVDTRVKIRGNMDKPVVDANLTVNEKTDMTVVLPTTDPSVEDRKGVVEFIDQNAPKLDSILLAKQLDSLKKSNVKGLDVSATINVNKNAAFTIVIDESNGDVVHLKGEASLNAAIDPSGKINLTGTYEVNSGSYNLSYATVKRKFNFKKGSTIVWTGDPTSANINLTAIYVANVPPIDLVENQLGSSDNSVQYKQKLPFNVNLSLKNQLLTPDISFDIVLPDSSYNVSSEVTTNVNTRLAQVRQDPNEMNKQVLGVLVLGHFIGDNPLQSQGAGFSAEGLVRNSVSSLLSDQLNKLAGNLIEGVDLNFGLTSGEDYSSGTATNRTDLNVGLSKRFLNDRLTVTVGNNFNLEGNQQGQKATNIAGDVSVNYKLSKDGRYALRAYRRDEFIVIQGQIIETGLGFTLTVDYNRFREIFRKRTQQEREMRRKYLQQEKDKKKAQDDATNKANDAAKTEEQKEQEKKKQTTTSN, from the coding sequence TTGAAAAAAATTGGACGAATAGCCCTAAAAACCATACTCTGGATAATTGCAAGTATCATTTTCCTGGTGCTGCTTATCGTTATTCTGATACAGGTTCCTGCAGTGCAGAATTTTGCCAAGGATAAAGCGGTAAATTTTTTGCAGGGAAAAATCCACACCAAAGTACAAATAGGCCATATTAGCCTGGGCTTGCCTAAACTACTGGTATTAGAAAATGTTTATTTTGAAGATCAGAAAAAAGACACGCTGATTGCCGGCGAAAAATTAAAAGTAGATATCAGCCTGTTTAAATTATTTCACAATAAGGTAGAGATTAATGAGATCAACTTACAGGGTATCACAGCCAATGTAAACCGTGGAGCAGATAGTGTTTTCAATTTCGATTATATCATCAAAGCTTTTGTGGGTGAGCAAAAAAAAGAGGTAAAACCCGAAGATACTACCTCAACGATGAAATTCTCATTGGATAAGATTAATCTTGACCGTATCAATATCAAATACAAAGATAAGATCACCGGTAATGACGTTAAATTCCTGCTCGGGCATTTTGATACCCGGATCAAAGATTTTGATATGGATAAAATGAAATTCACCATACCAAAAATCACACTATCTGATGTTAACGCGCGGGTTATCCAAACTCCAACCGGACCGCCTCCTGTTGATACAGCTACTACACCGCTCAATATGGATCTGAATTTGGGTGTTATTGATGTATCGAAGATCAAAGTTGATTACCAAAGCAGCGAGATGAGCGCCAATGTTAATCTGAACAAACTTTTGGTTGATATGGATAAGATCGATCTGAAGAAACAAAAAGTAGGTATTAAAAGTATCGAACTCAGTAATACCAATGCGGCATTGAGCCTGGCTAAACCCAAAACGGTACAAAAAGCTATTGTAAAAGCTGCCAAAAAACTCGATACGCTGGTATCATCTCCACAAACATCTAAGTGGGCCGTTACTTTGGGTAAAGTAAATTTCACTAACGATAACATCAAATTTGATAACGAAGCACAAAAGGCCATACCCAAAGGACTTGATTTCGGTCATATGGACATTCGGAGCCTTAACGCCGAGGCGGAGAACATTTCTTATAACCCCGATACTATTTCAGGCAAGATCAACTCCTTCGCCTTTAGTGAAAAAAGCGGATTAAAAATCAATAAATTTCACACTGCTTTCTTTTACGGGCCAACCAATGCGTATATGAACGATCTATTGCTGGAAACCCCACAAACCGTTCTTCAAAAATCGGTACAGGTGCGTTATCCTTCTATTGACGCTATCACCAAAAATATTGGCGCCCTGGGTGTCAACGCTAATTTAGATGGGAGTCGCCTCGGTTTAAAAGATGTACTGCTGCTGATGCCAACAATGGCTACTATGGAACCTTTTAAAAGTTCGCCTGGCGCGGTATTCAAAATAAATGGTAAAGTTAAAGGTCAGGTAAATAATCTGGATATCCCCAGCCTTGAAGTAAGTGGATTAGGTAGTACCTATATCAAAGCATCAGCCAAAATGAAAGGTCTGCCTGATGTGAATAAGGCTTATTTTGATATTAACATTGCCGATTTCACCACCAGCAGCAGGGATATAGCCAAACTGGCTCCGGCGGGCAGCATCCCTCCTAATGTGAGCATTCCTGAAAAAATGAACCTGAAAGGTACATTCAAAGGCGGTATGACCAACTTTGATACCAAAATGCAATTGCGCTCCAGCTATGGCGCGGTTGACCTGGTTGCCGCCATGAAAAACGGCGAGCATAAAGGCAAGGAAATGTATACGGCTCACATCAAAGCTAATGACCTGAATGTGGGCGCGCTAACCAAGCAGCCGCAAATGGTTGGTAAAATAACCATGGATGCCAACCTGAAGGGTGTAAGTCTTGATCCTAAAAAAGCTAGCATACAGTTTAACGGCAACCTGACTAAAGCTTACGTGAAGGGTTATACTTACCAAAATTTGGTACTGAAAGGTAGTTCGGAAAATGGTAACTATACCGCCGTTGCCCGCATGAAGGACCCTAATATTAATTTCAGTCTGGATGCAAAGGCCTATTTAAATCGTAAATATCCATCAGTTAATGGAACGCTGCTGGTTGATAGCATTAACCTGCAAAAACTGAATTTTGTAAAGGACGATATGCGTTTTCACGGCAAAATGGTAGCCAATGTACCAACCGCAGATCCTGATTACCTGAACGCCGATATATTGGCCACCGATCTGTTGGTGGTAAACAAAGGACAGCGTATACAACTGGATACGGTAAGCCTTAAATCGACAGCAAATGCCGATAGCAGTACCCTGCGTTTAAAAACCCCCATCATGACTGCCCATATGGCCGGCAAATACAAGCTTACTCAAATAGCCGATGCCCTGCAGGATGTGATCAATAAATATTTCAATACCGCTATAGCCGGCGGGCAGCAGGTGGCAGTGAAAAGTCAAAAGTCAAAAGTTAAAAGTCAAAAATCTAAGACACCGCCGCCTGCCGTTAAACCAAAATATTCGCCACAACAATTTGTATTTGAGGCACATTTAGTAAAAACACCATTACTGACTCAATTTGTCCCTGACCTGAAACAGCTTGATCCGGTATTGCTGAATGGTAGCTTTAACAGTGAGTCGGGCGAATTAATAGTTAAAGGTTCCATCCCAAAAGTGGTTTATGGCACCAATACCGTTAACAATGCCAGGCTTGATATTAATACCAACAATAACGCGTTGAACTACAATTTGGCGGCTGACGAAATAAAAGTAGGCTCGTCTTTAGACCTGCTGTACACCAGTATATCTGGCAAAGCACAGGACAACAAACTTAACGTGAGTTTAGAGGTACGCGACGCGGCCAAAAAAGATCGCTACCGTCTTGCCGGGGTGTTTAGCGTTTTGCCGAATCAATACCAGTTCAGTTTTGCACAAGATGGCCTGCTGCTTGACTATATGCCCTGGGCCGTTAGCTCCGATAACTATCTGCAATATGGTCCCAAAGGGATATTGGCACATAATTTCACTATTACCAATACCAACCAGGTACTCAGTATAAATAGTAACCCACAGGAATTTAACGCTCCCGTTACTGTTAACTTTAATAATTTCCGAATCGAGGCCCTTACCAAAATTGCCAAACAAGATTCATTACTGGTTGGCGGTGTAATTGATGGCAAAGCCGAAATCAGCAATCTTGAAAAATCGCCCTTGTTTACCGCGGCTATTGATGTTAAGGATTTTAATTTCAAAGGTGATACGGTAGGCAATATAGCCGTTAAAGTAAACAATCAAACCGAGAACGCTTATGCGGCCAGCATGAGCATTACAGGTAGGGGCAATCAGGTTGATCTCACAGGCACCTACTATACCAGCCCGGAAAGCCGGTTTGATATGAACCTGAATATCGTCAATCTCAGCATGAAAAGCATTGAAGGTTTTAGTTTTGGCAGCCTGCGCAACTCTTCAGGTAACATCACGGGTCAGCTTAAGATAGCCGGTACCACCAGCGCGCCGGCCGTGCGCGGTGATATTCATTTTAACAAGGTTGGCTTTAATGTGGCTATGCTCAATTCCTACTTCCGTATGCCACAGGAAAGCATCACCTTTAACGATGCGGGCATCCGTTTTAATGATTTCACCTTAGTTGATTCTACCGATAATAAAGCGGTTATCAGCGGTAGCATTTTCACTAAAACCTATACGGATTTTGCTTTCGGTTTGGACATCAATGCCCGTAACTTCAGGGCCATGAACTCAACCCAGGCCGATAACAAGTTGTATTATGGCAAGTTATTCGTAGATACGCGTGTTAAAATAAGGGGCAACATGGACAAACCCGTTGTGGATGCCAACCTGACAGTAAACGAAAAAACGGATATGACAGTAGTGCTGCCCACTACCGATCCAAGTGTGGAAGACCGGAAAGGCGTAGTGGAATTTATTGATCAGAACGCGCCTAAATTAGATTCCATTTTACTGGCCAAACAACTTGATTCGTTGAAAAAATCAAATGTGAAAGGGCTGGATGTATCCGCCACTATCAACGTAAATAAAAACGCCGCCTTTACCATTGTAATAGACGAAAGCAACGGTGATGTGGTACACCTGAAAGGTGAAGCAAGCTTAAATGCAGCGATCGATCCAAGCGGTAAGATCAATTTAACCGGAACCTATGAGGTAAATTCAGGATCTTATAACCTGTCTTACGCTACGGTAAAACGCAAGTTTAACTTTAAAAAAGGCAGTACCATTGTTTGGACGGGCGACCCAACCAGCGCTAATATTAATCTGACAGCTATTTATGTAGCCAATGTACCTCCCATTGATCTGGTTGAAAATCAACTAGGTTCAAGCGATAATTCTGTTCAATACAAGCAAAAATTACCATTCAACGTAAACCTGAGTCTTAAAAATCAACTGCTTACGCCAGATATCAGTTTTGACATTGTACTGCCTGATAGTTCTTATAATGTATCAAGCGAAGTAACCACCAACGTTAATACACGTTTGGCTCAGGTAAGACAGGATCCTAATGAAATGAACAAGCAGGTACTGGGTGTATTGGTGTTAGGGCATTTTATTGGCGATAACCCACTGCAAAGCCAGGGAGCCGGCTTTTCGGCCGAAGGGTTGGTGCGTAACAGCGTAAGCAGCTTGTTAAGCGACCAGCTTAATAAACTGGCCGGTAACCTTATTGAAGGCGTTGATTTGAACTTTGGTTTAACGTCCGGCGAGGACTACTCATCCGGAACGGCTACCAACCGAACGGATTTGAATGTAGGATTATCCAAAAGGTTCCTGAACGACAGGCTTACGGTAACTGTAGGCAATAACTTTAACCTGGAAGGTAACCAGCAAGGCCAGAAAGCTACTAATATTGCGGGTGACGTATCTGTGAATTACAAATTAAGTAAAGATGGTCGCTATGCTCTGCGCGCTTATCGTCGCGATGAGTTTATTGTAATCCAGGGCCAGATTATTGAAACCGGTTTAGGGTTCACACTCACTGTTGATTACAATCGCTTCAGAGAAATATTCCGCAAGCGTACACAACAGGAACGAGAAATGCGCCGCAAATACCTGCAACAGGAAAAAGACAAGAAAAAAGCACAGGACGACGCCACCAATAAAGCTAATGACGCAGCAAAAACTGAGGAACAAAAAGAACAGGAAAAGAAAAAACAAACAACTACCTCAAACTAA
- a CDS encoding translocation and assembly module lipoprotein TamL has product MSKHFRYILILTVLLNACSNTKYLASGQKLYTGGEVKIQDKDIKKSDAKALSEELQPLLRPKPNGAILGLRVKLWIYNKTRTKKTKGLAHWLNTKFGEPPVLISAVDMEKNSSILQNRLQNESYFQAQVNGDTVTTKKTAKVVYTAQPGPAYKIRKVIFPPGSESIDTAVTGTAAQTLLKPGNNYNLDVIKNERIRIDAKLKEEGFYYFAPENLIMRVDSTIAGHQVDIFVAIKRDISERAQEIYTINNIYVYPSYSLRDTSLMLDKAQKYRWYNIVEKRKTVNSYIFANTVLLRPGEVYNRTDHNNSLNRFVNLGPYKFVKNRFEDVTDSAKLDVYYFLTPYKKKSLQLELLGRTTSANYTGTQININWLNRNAFKGGEALKVTLFGSTDVQFGGNNNGFNVYQAGIQTTLSWPRFISPFYPKADNAYIPHTNVTLGYTLVDRQKLYRLNSFNASFGYQWKESVHRSHELNIFNFNFVNPQHISQLYLDSINNPKNTNPALKHVIDKQFIFGPSYGYTYTNTTENYRTNTFYYNGKVSLSNNLYGIISGADTVKGKVKQIFGANFNQYIKIENEIRFFHKTGPNSTFASRLLVGVGLPYGNSTQLPYSQQFFIGGPNSLRGFQARTIGPGSYVVKVAAGNFFPDQSGDIKIEANLEYRPKLFSIVYGALFVDAGNIWLKNSNGLQPGAVFTKNFLNDMAVDAGFGLRFDLSVLVLRTDLGVPLRYPYNRPGKKEWDMNFRYSVFNLAIGYPF; this is encoded by the coding sequence ATGAGCAAACACTTTAGATATATACTCATACTAACAGTTTTACTGAACGCCTGTAGCAATACCAAGTACCTGGCTTCTGGCCAGAAACTGTATACCGGTGGTGAAGTAAAAATTCAGGATAAGGATATTAAAAAAAGTGATGCCAAAGCTCTAAGCGAGGAATTACAGCCTTTGCTGCGCCCCAAACCCAATGGCGCTATACTGGGCTTAAGGGTTAAACTTTGGATTTATAATAAAACCCGCACAAAAAAAACCAAAGGTCTGGCTCATTGGCTCAATACCAAATTTGGCGAACCACCGGTTTTGATAAGTGCTGTTGATATGGAAAAAAACAGCAGTATATTACAAAACAGGTTACAGAACGAAAGTTATTTCCAGGCGCAGGTGAACGGCGATACAGTAACTACAAAAAAAACAGCCAAAGTAGTATATACCGCTCAACCCGGACCAGCCTATAAAATACGGAAAGTAATATTCCCGCCAGGTAGTGAAAGTATTGATACAGCTGTAACCGGCACTGCTGCGCAAACACTCCTAAAACCAGGAAATAATTATAACCTGGACGTGATCAAAAATGAACGTATCCGTATTGATGCCAAACTAAAGGAAGAAGGTTTTTATTACTTCGCCCCCGAAAACCTCATCATGCGGGTTGACAGTACCATAGCCGGTCATCAGGTTGATATCTTTGTGGCCATTAAACGCGATATTTCGGAGAGAGCACAAGAAATTTATACCATTAATAATATTTACGTATATCCAAGCTACTCCCTGCGCGATACTTCATTAATGCTGGATAAAGCACAAAAATATCGCTGGTATAATATTGTGGAGAAACGAAAAACAGTGAACAGCTATATTTTTGCCAATACTGTCTTGCTGCGCCCCGGCGAAGTATATAACCGAACCGACCATAATAATTCACTAAACCGTTTTGTTAATCTTGGGCCGTACAAGTTTGTAAAGAACAGATTCGAGGATGTAACAGATTCCGCTAAACTGGATGTATATTATTTTTTAACACCCTATAAAAAGAAATCGTTACAACTGGAGTTATTAGGCCGTACCACATCGGCCAATTATACCGGTACCCAGATAAACATTAACTGGCTTAACCGTAATGCCTTTAAAGGTGGCGAAGCTTTAAAAGTAACCTTGTTTGGTAGTACCGATGTACAGTTTGGGGGAAACAACAACGGTTTTAATGTTTACCAGGCAGGTATACAAACAACTTTATCATGGCCGCGCTTTATCAGCCCTTTTTATCCCAAGGCCGATAATGCCTATATCCCTCATACTAATGTTACCCTGGGATATACATTGGTCGATCGGCAAAAATTATACAGACTAAATTCCTTTAATGCCTCATTTGGTTATCAATGGAAAGAATCTGTCCATCGCTCTCATGAGTTAAACATTTTCAATTTCAACTTTGTCAACCCTCAGCATATATCACAGCTGTATCTGGATAGTATTAATAACCCTAAAAACACTAACCCGGCTTTAAAACATGTTATTGATAAACAATTTATTTTTGGCCCAAGCTACGGATACACCTATACCAATACCACCGAGAATTATCGTACCAACACCTTTTACTATAATGGAAAAGTAAGTCTGTCAAACAATTTATATGGCATTATTTCCGGTGCTGATACCGTGAAAGGCAAAGTGAAACAAATTTTCGGTGCCAACTTTAATCAGTACATAAAAATTGAGAATGAGATCAGGTTTTTTCATAAAACCGGGCCCAACAGCACATTTGCCAGCAGATTATTGGTAGGAGTTGGCCTCCCATATGGTAACTCAACCCAGCTGCCGTACAGTCAACAGTTTTTTATAGGCGGCCCTAACAGTCTGCGAGGTTTTCAGGCACGAACTATAGGTCCGGGTTCTTATGTTGTAAAGGTGGCGGCTGGTAACTTTTTCCCTGATCAATCAGGCGATATCAAAATAGAAGCCAACCTGGAGTATCGGCCCAAATTATTTAGTATAGTATATGGAGCGCTATTTGTTGATGCCGGTAATATATGGCTAAAAAACTCCAATGGTTTACAACCGGGTGCGGTTTTCACCAAAAACTTTTTAAATGACATGGCCGTTGACGCAGGCTTTGGTTTACGTTTTGACCTATCGGTATTAGTATTACGTACCGATTTGGGTGTACCGCTTAGATACCCATACAACCGGCCAGGGAAAAAAGAATGGGATATGAACTTCCGCTACAGCGTATTTAACCTGGCCATTGGTTACCCATTTTAA
- a CDS encoding aspartyl protease family protein, whose translation MTSIPLQIIDLHDDGFHPLLEVALFGKAFIVVLDTGASKTAFDRTALLEANETMAVLASDRLSTGLGTNTMESFTAIISGMLIGDMTIADFEVAVLDLSTINIAYSQMGHPQVLGVLGGDILMKYKAVIDYGKQVLKLKKPRF comes from the coding sequence ATGACATCTATCCCCCTACAGATCATTGACCTACATGACGACGGTTTTCATCCACTGCTGGAAGTTGCCTTATTTGGTAAAGCCTTTATAGTAGTATTGGATACGGGAGCTTCCAAAACCGCCTTTGACCGCACAGCGCTTTTGGAGGCCAATGAAACCATGGCGGTATTAGCCAGCGACAGGCTCTCAACCGGATTGGGAACTAATACCATGGAGTCATTCACGGCAATCATCAGTGGAATGCTGATAGGTGATATGACAATCGCCGACTTTGAGGTGGCTGTGCTTGATCTTTCCACCATTAATATAGCTTACAGTCAGATGGGACATCCGCAAGTATTGGGTGTATTGGGCGGAGATATATTGATGAAGTATAAAGCCGTTATTGATTATGGCAAACAAGTGTTGAAGCTAAAAAAGCCCCGTTTTTAA
- a CDS encoding basic secretory protein-like protein yields MRNLFKLPALWACALTCTIFSCKKSENTVPDNAASKTSNKITAAVTPVGTVVYTSNGYKLTFTNKEATFDDQERQNFVNTFFTVYPAMVNRFNTSATKNVTFVVDPAYNGVAATSNNITTFSPAWFKNNPADYDVVTHEVMHIVQAYPGGVPGWLTEGMADYSRYKFGVNNANAGWSLPAWSSSQNYTDSYRVTARFFAWLELHVNSSILNNLNTTCHNGGYTSNTWVQLTGKTVDQLWAQYSANPAL; encoded by the coding sequence ATGAGAAACCTGTTTAAATTGCCTGCTTTATGGGCATGTGCATTGACCTGCACCATCTTTTCCTGCAAAAAATCAGAGAATACTGTACCGGATAATGCAGCAAGTAAAACATCCAACAAGATTACGGCTGCCGTTACACCTGTTGGCACTGTAGTTTACACCAGTAATGGGTATAAACTCACATTTACCAATAAAGAGGCTACTTTTGACGATCAGGAACGCCAAAACTTTGTGAATACTTTTTTTACTGTTTATCCGGCCATGGTAAACCGCTTTAATACTTCGGCCACCAAAAATGTTACGTTTGTGGTTGATCCAGCTTATAACGGCGTAGCTGCTACGTCAAATAATATTACCACATTTAGCCCGGCCTGGTTCAAAAACAATCCTGCCGATTATGATGTAGTAACCCATGAGGTAATGCATATTGTACAGGCCTATCCCGGAGGTGTACCCGGATGGCTTACCGAAGGTATGGCAGATTATAGTCGTTATAAATTCGGCGTAAATAATGCCAATGCGGGCTGGTCGTTACCGGCATGGTCATCATCACAAAACTACACGGATAGCTACAGAGTTACCGCCCGTTTTTTTGCCTGGCTGGAGCTGCATGTAAACAGTTCTATTTTAAATAATTTAAATACAACCTGTCATAACGGTGGATATACCAGCAATACCTGGGTACAGCTTACCGGCAAAACGGTAGATCAGCTTTGGGCGCAATATTCCGCAAATCCTGCTTTATAG
- the gyrB gene encoding DNA topoisomerase (ATP-hydrolyzing) subunit B, with protein MSEENQDKSNYSADNIQVLEGLEAVRKRPSMYIGDTGVKGLHHLVYEVVDNSIDEALAGYCDTINVTIHKGNSITVVDNGRGIPTGINTKEGKSALEIVMTVLHAGGKFDKDTYKVSGGLHGVGVSCVNALSTHVKTVVHREGKIFTQEYERGKPLFDVKEIGVSDKTGTTQTFQPDPEIFQFTTEYKYETLAGRLRELAFLNKGIRLTLTDERFPNDDGSFPSEEFYSEGGLREFVKFLDGTRVSIIPEPIYLDGVKNGIPVELAFQYNDTYSENVFSYVNNINTIEGGTHVAGFRRGLTRTLKAYADKSGLLKNMKIEITGDDFREGLTAVVSVKVQEPQFEGQTKTKLGNNEVMGAVDMAVGEILGNFLEENPKEARLIVNKVILAATARAAARKARELVQRKSVMTGSGLPGKLSDCANNDPSLCEIYLVEGDSAGGTAKQGRDREYQAILPLRGKILNVEKAMEHKIYENEEIKNMFTGLGVSRGTPEDDKALNISKLRYHKIIIMTDADVDGSHITTLILTFFFRYMKELVEAGYVYIASPPLYQVKKGKESEYCWNDVQRDAAIQRLKGAGKEDSVHVQRYKGLGEMNDIQLWDTTMNPATRTLKRATIENAAECDHTFSMLMGDEVAPRREFIERNAKYAKIDT; from the coding sequence ATGAGCGAAGAAAATCAGGACAAATCCAATTATTCAGCAGATAATATACAGGTATTAGAAGGCTTAGAGGCAGTACGTAAGCGTCCCTCGATGTATATTGGTGATACAGGCGTTAAAGGTTTGCACCATTTAGTATATGAGGTTGTTGATAACTCTATTGACGAGGCTCTGGCCGGTTACTGCGATACTATAAATGTTACTATACACAAAGGAAATTCCATTACCGTTGTTGATAATGGCCGGGGTATCCCTACCGGTATCAATACCAAAGAAGGTAAATCGGCACTGGAAATAGTAATGACGGTTTTACACGCCGGCGGTAAATTTGATAAGGATACCTATAAAGTATCCGGCGGTTTACACGGTGTAGGTGTGAGTTGCGTTAACGCATTATCAACCCATGTTAAAACCGTGGTACACCGCGAAGGAAAGATATTTACCCAGGAGTACGAACGAGGTAAGCCCTTGTTTGATGTAAAGGAAATAGGTGTATCAGACAAAACCGGAACCACCCAGACCTTTCAGCCCGATCCGGAAATATTCCAGTTCACTACCGAATATAAATACGAAACGCTTGCTGGTCGCTTGCGCGAGCTGGCATTTTTAAATAAAGGCATCCGCCTTACTTTAACCGACGAACGTTTCCCTAACGATGATGGTTCTTTCCCTTCGGAAGAATTTTATTCAGAAGGTGGTTTACGGGAGTTTGTTAAGTTTTTGGACGGAACAAGGGTTTCTATCATCCCAGAGCCTATTTACCTGGATGGTGTAAAAAATGGCATCCCGGTTGAACTGGCTTTTCAGTATAATGATACTTACTCTGAGAATGTATTCTCTTACGTAAATAACATTAATACTATTGAAGGTGGTACACACGTAGCTGGTTTCCGCAGAGGTCTTACCCGTACGTTGAAAGCTTATGCCGATAAATCGGGCTTGTTGAAAAACATGAAGATCGAGATCACCGGTGACGACTTCCGTGAGGGGTTAACCGCTGTAGTTTCGGTAAAAGTTCAGGAGCCGCAGTTTGAGGGGCAAACCAAAACCAAATTGGGTAACAACGAGGTAATGGGTGCCGTGGATATGGCTGTTGGTGAGATTTTGGGTAACTTCCTGGAAGAAAATCCGAAAGAGGCCAGATTAATCGTTAACAAAGTAATACTGGCAGCTACTGCCCGTGCTGCTGCCCGCAAGGCGCGCGAATTGGTGCAGCGCAAGAGCGTAATGACAGGATCTGGCTTGCCCGGTAAGCTATCTGATTGTGCTAATAATGACCCTTCACTTTGTGAAATATACCTGGTGGAAGGTGACTCGGCGGGTGGTACCGCCAAGCAGGGCCGCGACCGCGAATACCAGGCTATTTTACCTTTACGTGGTAAGATCCTGAACGTGGAGAAAGCCATGGAGCACAAGATATATGAGAACGAGGAGATCAAGAACATGTTTACCGGTTTGGGCGTAAGCCGCGGTACACCTGAAGATGATAAAGCACTGAACATTTCTAAACTACGTTACCACAAAATCATCATCATGACGGATGCGGACGTGGATGGTTCGCACATTACCACGCTGATCCTTACTTTCTTCTTCCGTTATATGAAGGAGCTGGTTGAGGCGGGTTATGTTTACATTGCATCGCCACCACTGTACCAGGTTAAAAAAGGCAAGGAATCAGAATATTGCTGGAACGATGTGCAGCGCGACGCCGCTATACAGCGCTTGAAAGGTGCTGGTAAAGAGGATAGCGTACACGTGCAGCGTTATAAAGGTTTGGGTGAGATGAATGATATTCAGCTTTGGGATACTACCATGAACCCGGCCACTCGTACACTGAAACGCGCCACCATTGAAAACGCCGCTGAGTGCGATCATACCTTCAGCATGCTGATGGGGGATGAGGTAGCACCGCGCCGCGAATTTATTGAGCGCAATGCCAAATACGCTAAAATTGATACTTAG